The sequence below is a genomic window from Pleuronectes platessa chromosome 13, fPlePla1.1, whole genome shotgun sequence.
TTCAGGTTGTTTGTCGGCTCCAGTCTCGTGAACAGGAAACCTCAAGAACGCTTCGAGGGAAATTCTTAAAATTTGGTTCAAATGTTCTCTTAGACTCAAAGACAAACTCATTAAATATTGGTTCAAAAACAGGTTTTGGGCGTCTTCAACATCGTATCTCAATTTTGGGTTATTACCAGCTAAATGTCACCGAAGGGCCTCACCTCCTCCAACACATATAGTCTGACATTTTCACTAACAGCATATTTACAATGTGTGATTCCTGATCTTTAATCAAAGTATATTCATCAGTTTATGTTAAGAAGACCTCAAGAACGCCTCGAGGGAAATTCGTATTGCATGTGACTGCAACTGCACTGCAGAGCATTAGATCTAACTGATGTTAAATGATTATACGTTGAACAGAGCAATATAATTTTTGTTTAACAGGATAATTAAACCGGCTTCTCGACATCCTGACATTACTGTAAACATCCATGCTGCCGTTTTGGTTACTCACTTGCTACCGAAGTGTTTCATCGCTCTGGCTTGTGAAGACTCCGGTCACATGCTGTGAGAGcacaggcaggcaggtcggaaagtgacagacaggtacatcCACCAATCATTTCATCTGGTCTGATTGAAATGATTGGTCGTGCTTCTTACAGTCCTGCGAGGACCACAGACAACTTTATCTACTCGGGGCTATCGGGACGTATAGCGGATTCAAACAAGTAAGATAAAAATTGTTAAAATGTCATCGTTAGCTCATTTGAAAGTATAATATACATCATTATGCATCAAGGTTCAATCCAGCAGAAAGTTGATATGAGCTGGTCTCTACACTCAGAGACACATTCAGTCATCTTGTTTGTTCAGTTTAGTTAGTTGAACGACTGGTTAATTCTTCTTAAAAGAATGTTGGCATGTTCACACACTAACTGTCAATTAGGGAAAGTGAGATTTGCAGAAAGTCAGAACAGCAGTCGGTCCCTGACGCCAGCATCAAGCTGCACGACCGAGCGATgaacagagaaaagaggaaacgaGAGAATCAGTGGAGCgatggagacagaggacagtggGCCAGCAAAGCGGAATATCTTCTGGTCGTTGCTGGAAATGTGGTCGGTTTGGGAAACGTCTGGAGGTTTCCTTACCTCTGCTACAAGAACGGTGGAGGTGAATAACTGCACGATGCAACTGTGAATTTATTTTTTGGTGTCGATGAGAGTTGAGTCAGTTCCACGACCACTTGTCTCTGTGTCGACTGCAGGAGCCTTCCTGGTGCCGTACTGCCTGTTAGCTGTGGTTTGTGGGATACCTCTGTTTCTACTGGAGACTGCGATGGGTCAGTACACGCAGGAGGGATTCATCACCTGCTGGAGGAAACTGTGTCCACTGGCCCAAGGTGAGTTCACATCAATGCAACACGGCATTAAACCAGTCAATAAAGCTAAATTTGCTCTCACGTGTTTGATCTTTATTCCAGGGATTGGATATGGATATTTCATGATGAAGCTTTATGACTTCAGCTACGTTCTGGTCCAAGTCTGGGCTATTTTCTACCTGGTGTTCTCCTTCAGATCTGAACTCCCATGGGCCAACTGTGACAACCACTGGAACACAGGTTCATTCAGACTTCATTCTCACCAGAAACCCTTTGTCATTTGGTTAATACATGATGTAGAGGGAAGTTGGGTAAACTGGGACATCAGGTAATGTGTTACACCCACATTTATGATGTTGGAATTCAGGCTTCTAGCCAAACGTCCTCTTGGTCTTTTTCCAACCAGAGGtaggagcagggggtggagcctaaCAGAGAGCCAGAGGACACTgcacgcccacctacacctgcgTATTGCACCATTGGACAttgctagctgtcaatcacacaaatTCCCCCACCAATGCATGCAGAACTTTATTTTATACGAGTTTGTTACTCCTTCtggtgtgttttttaaaagaagatCTAACATGTTGATTTAATGTGTTAGAAGACATCACAGTCATTTGTCCCAGATTACCTGAATTCCCTCGTGACGATGACCACCATCATTGTTTTAACATATTTCATGACAGAGATTCCTCTCACATTTAACGAGATGAAATCCTTCTCTGTTCCCAGCTGACTGTGTCGGTCTTGAGTTTTACAATTCATCGAATGTGACGGGAAATCTGAACGACACCTCCTCTTCTGCGACTGAGTTCTGGGAGTGAGTCTCTGATCGATCACTAATCACTTCTTCACTTCTCATGAACTGACAATGAGTCTCTGCTGTTTAAAAGTTAGAAAGTTTGATTTACCCCAAGGTCATAATCAAATATTTGGAATTTGATCACTGTTTAATAACATATATATTCAAATACCTATGTATGTATAATACATCTTCATGTTTAAGTGAAGATGTTTTTGCTTGTATTTTCTGTTCTGGGCAGAGAACATGCATGTATGTTTCCAGGGCTGAATGagaatatgatttaatatattAGAGATAAAAATCGTTAATATGAGATCAATAATTATCACGATTGATGTCAAATccttatttctttaaattttaCTCTTCTCTCTTTAAAGGCAGAGAAAGAATCTGAGGCAGAACTCTGAAACTAATGATGTGTTATTCCTCCTCACCATGCTTACACAATGTATCAGAAATATACCAACATACAATAACTTTTGTTGTATTGCTaattataaaaatgattttgtgataattattgttgttattttatcaCCCAGCCTTACATGTTACCATCAGCTAAAGCTCTCAGCTGTGCTCTTGCAGTTGGTGAgtttttctttgacatttttggaGTTAATGGTAACTGGACGGTTGATAGAACCATGTTCTTGGATGGGACGGAGCCCAATGAGGACTTTAAAAAGTTATAAATCAACCAAATATGCATGTTACTGGTATTTGAACCACTTCCCCTTGTGGTCAGACGGCGGGTGCTGGGCATGTCTGGAGGGATCGAGGAGCTGGGCAGCGTCAGATGGGAGCTGGCTCTGTGTCTTCTCGTCAGCTGGGTGTTCTGCTACTTCAGTATCTGGAAAGGCATCAGATCCTCTGGGAAGGTCAGTGGGAAtatttttgagatattttaaaacagaaaGAATGACTCCAGATAATAATTCAAAATGTGCGTCTCTGTTCAGGTTGCATACTTCACAGCTACGTTCCCCTACTTGATGCTCTTCATCCTGCTCATCAGAGGCCTGACTCTCCCTGGAGCTTGGGATGGGATCTACTATTACCTGTTTCCAGATGTGAAGAAGCTGGCTAACATTGAGGTGACCACGTTGATGTGATGCTGACTTTGGTTTTACTAAAGAGGAACACAACGTCACATCAGAAGTGTGTTTTCACAGGTGTGGCTAGAGGCAGGATCTCAGATATTCTTCTCCTACAGCCTGACGATAGGGACTCTCAATGTCCTGGGCAGCTActgtaactacaacaacaactgttaCAAGTAGGTCAGACAGCACATGCACTTTCTCCTGTAGTGAGGTTAAAAGTAGGTTTAGTCCTCGTGCATATTCTTCTAATCGTGTTTGtctgagcaacaacaacagaaaggtcctctttgtgtgtctgcccccTGCAGGGATTGTTTTTGGCTCTGTCTGCTGAACAGTACGACCAGTTTTGTTTCTGGTTTTGTTGTCTTCTCTGTTCTTGGCTTCATGGCTCAGAAACAGGGCGTGACCGTCGACAAAGTGGCCGAATCAGGTAACACAACTTTTACAACCCTTTCAAAACTGCCTCGTTTGGTCTAAACCAAAATAACTGGTGTGGAACCGACGGGCAAATACCTCAGTCCGACTAAGAGCTGGTCTCAGTATGTTCAGACTTTCTGACCAATCTCAGGAAGTTGagaccatagatatatataaaggctagatgtctcggccaatggagtcgaatgtccgcacatggcggccatcttgccacaggtagctcgctcacccataacattgtgttgtagtggtacgtaaattttaaataaccataacttgctaaattttcaaccgatttttaaacggtttgtttttttataaacatcagagatgtagttaggacactgcatacttatgaataattatgttgtTTTCTATAAAGtagaataatgttctatataggtacaagatttccctttacaaatatacatcaataattattttattttattttattaaaaaagtgaatgcactaccaacacaatgttatgggtgggcgagccacctgtggcaagatggccgccatgtgcggacgctCGACTCTGTTGGCCGgcaacgcggacgagacatctagcctttatatatatatatctatggttgGGACAGCAGCGAacattagaagaagaagaagaagaagaagaagaagaagaagaagaagaagaagaagaagaagaagaagaagaagaagaagaagaagaagaagaagaagtggaagcagctgcagtcttcacctccgACGATATAAAGTTTGAACCACAAGGACGTTCATTTGGTGCATCTGATCTAGTAGAATAACATTGAATCCTTTTATTGTCAGTGCACAGCATGCAATTGCATTAAGCACAAATCCTTAAGGTGCATAATATAACTAGAACAAAATAACTATCATAAAGTGTATATATGATGTAGAGGGcatttttaaatatcaaaacagTGTGGCAGATCATTTAGCAaatgaaatgtatatttgtacatgtgtagaGTACTGGGCCTGAAGGTGCTGATGCCGGTAGTAACACTAATGATTTTCAGTGGCAACATAATTAACTAAACAAAAAGACTAATTCATTTTCCACATTTAAACAGAAAGACTGCTACTCCCTGCATCGAGACAAGTCCACGTTCACCCAAACAGAAAGTATCGACTCTCTCCTCGTTTCCTTCTGAACCACAGGTCCAGGTTTGGCCTTCATCGCCTACCCACAAGCCACAGCCATGATGCCTTTGCCACAGCTGTGGACCGTCTGCTTCTTCCTGATGCTCATCCTGTTGACTGTCGACACACACGTGAGATTGCTGCACTCCCCATGAACAAGTTGACGacacatttaaaagtcagaCACAGGAATCCCAGCGTGAGCTCGTCTCGTTCTCTCCCCACAGTTTGTGACGGTGGAGAGCGTCATCACCTCCGTGAGCGACTTGTTCCCGAAGCTGTTTCACGCTCGAGGGAGACACGAGGTCTTTGTCCTCGTCATCTGTTtgtccttcttcctcctgcatCTGACCCTCGTCACTGAGGTAGAGAAGATATTGACGTTAAAAGATGGTTTCACTTTAAAACATATTGGTTATAAATGCTTCTCCAAACATTGCGTCTATTCAGCTGTCTTTGCTCCACAGGGAGGGATTTACGTATTCCAGCTGATTGATTATTACGGCTGCACCAGAGCCTGCCAGAACTTCATGGCTGTAGCCCAGTGTCTGGCTATGGCCTGGATATTTGGTGAGAAAAAAATCACTTATAAATTAACCTAATTATgactttttcatgtttttacccTTGTTTGTTTGCCAGCAGGATTATGAAAAAACTACTGATGATCTGGATTTAATCTGTCATATTTAAGGGCGTGATATCAACCAGTGTGTTtgatctggtgcagcttgattgaatttataGGCACTGATTGGgcctaaaatataaaatataagcaTAAAATATAAGGAAAACCGAAGAGGGCCCAGAATGCTTCCTTGTGGTACTCCATGATCAGAAGAGCTTTTACTACCTTCAGTAG
It includes:
- the LOC128454479 gene encoding sodium- and chloride-dependent betaine transporter, which translates into the protein MNREKRKRENQWSDGDRGQWASKAEYLLVVAGNVVGLGNVWRFPYLCYKNGGGAFLVPYCLLAVVCGIPLFLLETAMGQYTQEGFITCWRKLCPLAQGIGYGYFMMKLYDFSYVLVQVWAIFYLVFSFRSELPWANCDNHWNTADCVGLEFYNSSNVTGNLNDTSSSATEFWERRVLGMSGGIEELGSVRWELALCLLVSWVFCYFSIWKGIRSSGKVAYFTATFPYLMLFILLIRGLTLPGAWDGIYYYLFPDVKKLANIEVWLEAGSQIFFSYSLTIGTLNVLGSYCNYNNNCYKDCFWLCLLNSTTSFVSGFVVFSVLGFMAQKQGVTVDKVAESGPGLAFIAYPQATAMMPLPQLWTVCFFLMLILLTVDTHFVTVESVITSVSDLFPKLFHARGRHEVFVLVICLSFFLLHLTLVTEGGIYVFQLIDYYGCTRACQNFMAVAQCLAMAWIFGADRFNDAIKDMTGQRPFIFFKLCWKYIIPLLSLISFILYMVDYKQLKVNDSYIYPDWAYALGWAMTMSSVLMVPLWAAGLMCVTPGSFTQRLSVLCRPAEAPPRQTEGGKPSEDEVTVELRSSAATT